DNA from Electrophorus electricus isolate fEleEle1 chromosome 5, fEleEle1.pri, whole genome shotgun sequence:
CTGTGTCCTTtgatcacacacatgctccagTGCCAGCATGCGAGGTGAGGCAATCATTTAAGGCTTACAACCTCAGAACATGACTATACTCTCCCTCATTTAGAACTGCTTTtccaacatttttcattttttactgtAAATCACACTCTCCCTCAGTTTTGCTTTACTCTTTtagtatttctgtatttatagtGTTCTACTcttctgtcttttattttatatttgctcTTTATCACGTAATGCAACTTTTAAACTTCGCTACAAAAacccttaataataataataataatattattaacaagATCACTACcactacacatatgcatttgaATACACTGACTTACATTAAACTCATTCCAGCGATAATGGATGTGATGTTCCAACTTTGTGCACTCTTTATATTTACTGCACCTGAAAAGTAAAATGAAGGCAGCTAATAGTTAGTCCTGTAGACAGGACGCATGtgatgagaatgtgtgtgcgcttaGTGAATAATACACCAAAGTGAATGAATCTGGCACACACTAGTGTTTTCCAGTGCAGTACTGGGAGCTGCCGCTATAAACACTGAACCAAGCAGTCAAGGACACTCGATACCTGGTGCAGGTGCATGGGAGCAGGACAGGGCAGAAAAATGGGCATTGTGTGGTCCCCAAGACCCAGTTAGTAAACATACTGGACCAGGGTTATGGATAGGGAGCCATACGGAACCAGGGTTATTGTTAAAGATGCCCATACTGAatcagggttaaggttagaaaAGTCCATACTGAACCAAGGCTGGGGCTAGAGGGGCCCATACTGAacgagggttagggttagaggagCCCATATTGAAAGAAAAGTGTCCAATGTGTAGAGGCACGTTTTGATTCCAACTAAACAGGAGTCTATTTATTCATCTGTTTGAAGGTGGAGACCAACTGATTAAACAGATTATGGGACTTCTGCTTGGTTAGAATGAAAACCTGCATACAGGACATATCAAACCAGACCAGGCCTTTCTGAATAAGACTGGACACCCTTGCCATGAACACCAGGACTCGAATACAAGCACCTGGACAGAAGTGAACGAAGTGCGAGTATTTTAACGCGAATAGGCCACAGGTCATTACCCATGGTGCTGTCCCTGCGCTGCTCCAGATCTGCACTGTACTGCCTACTGGGTCTTGCATGGTCTTGCAGTGTGCGACTGAAGGTCCGTCGTCGTCTGCGTAAACCCCCCTTACCGCCATCTCCAGAACCCTGAGtcagctccacctcctcttcAAGAAGCTCCGcctctagatagatagatagatagatagatagatagatagatagatagatagatagatagatagatagatagatagatagatagaaagagagagagagagagactgtgtggaTCTGGCTCTTAGCTTAACCAAACAAATCATATGGACCATTTGAAGGTCAGGGGTCTGAATGTTAGTGGTAGTTTGTTAAAAAAGGATGAGCAATAGCTTCATTTGGAAATGGATATATGAGTCAAATCGATATACCACTGAAATGGAGCAGACATGTTCCACTCCCAGCCCTTAAACAGCACTCTGATCTGATCATTTCTGTTAATTACCCtctaccccacccccccaacctcATCTGCAGCAGAAAACCTGCACTGGCCAGTCAGGAAGACATTAAActcttcactcacacactcactccgtGTTTCCACCCTCTTATACACTCACTCCGTATCCACTCCCACAGACATcgctctgtgtgtctcagtcATCTACATTGAACTTGTAATCTAGTTCCTTAAAGCACACAAAGCTGTCTACACTAGAGCTCGGTGCCGTCGCTCCTGCCCACAGCCCTGGAGCAGGCGTGTGGTCTACAGGCCACGCAGGAAACACCGGAGCTCTGGGACACATCACACTGGGGGAGGGAAAGAACTACAAGCAATACACCCAAGCAGATAAATATCTAATATTAAGGTCTGGTACTAACCAAGATGTCTGAAGTAGTCCTCTAGGCCACTCCAGGAGTTCTTGGTGATAAAAGACTTCACAAAGCCCCATGGCTGCTTATTGTACTTCACATCAGTGTAAATCCTGTACAGAAATTAGTTTTCTTAATTGTTCAAGAACAATTTGTTTGCAGTGACACCAAGGGTGAGGAATACAAGGATTAGTGAGAGGCACACTGCTCACCGAAGCCTACACTTGTGCTTGGATGTGCGGATGATGCAGTAGCGGTTCACAGTGTAGAAGTAGTCGTGGTACGGCACGTCATGTGTGTACACCTCAGCATCCACTATGTAGTAGTGACCCTCCCTCGACTCCTTATACAGGGTCTGAATAAAATAATGTGGTGTGTGCCATCAGTTAAAATagtatttattacacacacacacacacacacacacacacacacacacacacacacagagagagagaaagaaatagccAGCAGGCTGACCTGATTTTCTGTAGCGGTGGAAAATTTGCCCACTAGTGGGTTATTGATAGTGATGGTATAATTTCGACTCCTTTTCATAGAGCCAGAGGTCTCTCTCTGCCAAGAAGTAGAGGTGCATCCTGCAGAATGAGTGTATGCCATGGTTAAAAACCATGAGGAATATGAATGTAGTTACATATAAAACCATAAAaccacataaataaaaatacacaaattcaCATTTGAGTGTTGAGAAATCAGCTGTATTTCTTGTTAGTGTAACCATGAGATGGAATATGATCCATGTTCATAAGCAACCGCAAGACAAAGTTCCTATTGAAATGTTAGCAACTGGAATGGAGATAAAAGGTAACATTTACCTGTGATCTTCCTGACATCCATAAACCGCCGGAAAAAATAAGAGTCGGTGAACAGCAGCTCGAACATTTTCTCAGCCCTGATACGGAAGACTCTGTTTACATAGAGCCTTCCCTGGGACCCCCGGGATGCACATTCCCGTTCCACTGATTCAGAGgaaaacaaataacacataTTTGCATGGATGCACAGCAACAGTGGGCCCCTCATTAGCACCCACGCATCCAAACCCATAAACATTCACGTGCGagtatgtgcgcgtgcacgcacacacacgcaggcacgcacgcacacccctcaccctcctccatGCTACCAGAGAGGCTACTGTCTGAGAGGCGGCTTTCGTTGGCATTGAGATCTAAGGACAGAGACGAGCACTTGGACGTTCGCTCAGGGGCAAAGCGGTGCAGAGGCAGGGCAGGACTGCGATGGCATGACGGCGTGCTCCGAGAATCTTCCTGTGGGACATGCAGTGAAACATGCACTTATATACCTCTGCAACGTCTCTGCAATTGCATCAAAATCCATTTAAATACACTCTTGTATGAACACAGGTTACTACGCTTGATAGACTGACCCAAACAGTCCTTGGCACAGAGATCCAATTTGGTTAAAACTCCCATGCACAATTAATACAATAACTTTACATAAGGGTAATTACACACAaactcctttaaaaaaaaacaaaaaaaacaccaaagcAAACAGACACCCTTGAGAAAGttgaaacatttcagaaactTGATaaccaaaaaagcaaacacGTTGTGAGGTTTTCCCTGTTAGCTTATTTACATGTAAGATGACTGTAAGACATATGAGACTTTTCACAAATCCATAAAAGTACTGTACCCCATTTGCAGAGGGAGTGCTCTGCTGAACAATGGACGACTGGGTGTCATCCCCTTGTGGCGTAGACATCTCCTGCGAAGCCTGTTCAGTGTGAGGAAGACGCAGAGAGGAAGGCCTCTCCAGTCGTCTGCTGTGATCCTCTCCCTTCatatttaaactgaaacagaCAGAGCCAATCCAAGCATGGGGTCTCTGCTCTCATGTAGCACATTTcaatatgtgtgtggtgtagatggttgtgtgtatgtggtgtatggtTGTGTGAGTACGGTGGTTGTGCGCTTctggtgcatgtgtggtgtgaatgcgtggtgtgtgtgcgcggtgcatggttgtgggtgtttatgttgcatgtatggtgtgtatggctgtgtgtggaTGCTATGTGTGTCTATGgttgtgtgtgcggtgtgtttttgttggtgaGTGGCATGTGActctggttgggtgtgtgttgtgttgtttttgggtgtgtgtgtgtgtgtgtgtgtgtgtgtggtgcagttgTCTTACCTGGGCTGGGAATGTACAACTGTATCTGCCGAACCCTGTAAACTCTCCATCTCCTCATGGCTTAGACCTAAGTCATTGCCATAATGCTGTTTGACCATCTGCAACAACTCGTGTCTGGTCAGTTGCTattagagaaaataaaagtataacaaacacactgaatgaACTATGTAACACTACACACCTCCTTGTTACTTGAAAGAAGAACGCGTCTGTCTGGCCCAACACAGGCACGGTTCATTCTTAATTTTTAACGCTGACGACCTTCTAGGACAAATCGTTTCCCACATACATGGAAAGCAGCCCAAACCTGCTTTGCGATTATTCCTAGAAAAGCAATCAGATAAAAGCTTTAGAGTAAAAATCCTAATCTATGATCTTTTGTTTTGACACCGGGAAGAAGGGAGTTACATGAACAGGTGGACATGGCCCTTAATCGGTATTCTGAGACGAACATGCTGTAGACTTATGGACCATGAACTCCCCAGCCCGAAAGCAAAcgtcggtgtgtgtgcgcgtccgtCTCCGAAACACTGCTACGTGTGCTTGTGCAATACACTAAAAGAACGACCCGAGTCGcaagttttaaaaagagaaaaactttGTAAGAGTGCGAAATCAAGTGGCATCGACTGCATAGTTTGGTTACCAGAATTAGATTTAAAGCGTCTGATGAACGAAGATATCCGGAATTAATGGAGACAAACTTCTGTCGAAAATCTAAAAATGAACGGTTAACTACCTAGCGATAGGTACTGGCGGATCATCCAAACACGAATGAACAGAGCATATGGCAAACAGATTGAACAGCAAAGCCCGACAATCAAAGAGCAAAACATGTGTGACCGTTGAAGACGACCAAAACCCCTCGCCAACTGCcgttttatttacataaaataacagCGAATGATTCGGCATACTTACAAAGAGAGCCGctactttgaaaaaaaaatctttcgcAAATTGCCGAAGGGCCTCAGTGAACGAGAGTAACCCCTGAGCTGTCACTACAGCGGTAGGCGCCCGTACTGGCGCAGTGCAGGAAGTTGCGCTCAGAGCCCAGCGCACGGAGGAGAAACGGCTCCGCCCTTTCACTTGGATCCTACGGACAACATCGCGCCCTCATTTCCATGTCAACGCCGGCGAGGTTTACTTTCCTCTGGTTCGGCCAACGCGAGATGGCAGTGGTGTTTTCTTAGGGGCTGCTCTTTTTTCATGCACACTGCAAAGCCACACCTAGAGAGGTCActgaactttatttttatttgccgTCACACTCCCGGCTGACGCGACATAAGTTGTTTTCACTGCAGTATTGCCATGCCCTGAGGCCTGTTGGGCATTGcgctgctctctcactctcagttaCTGTGCTCGACAAGGTTGTTCATTTATGCAAATTCGGCGTTATTTGTATATTATGTAAAAATAGTTTCTAGTGTAGATTTTTTTGCAGCCTGGATTGcattctgttttgcttttaaaagcGTTGGTAGAAGTATTAACTGCATAGGTTAGgtgaaactaaataaataagtcataTGTAGGTAGACTCTTTGTGGTGATCCCTTTGGTGTGGTGACACTGTGTGTTGATCTGTTGGTGTGGTGACCCTGTGTGGTTACACTGGTGATCTGTTGGTGTGGAGATCTGTTGGTGTGGTACACTGTGGGGATCTGTTGGTGTGGTGACCCTGTGTGGTTACACTGGTGATCTGTTGGTGTGGAGATCTGTTGGTGTGGTGACACTGTGGGGATCTGTTGGTGTGGAGATCTGTTGGTGTGGTGACACTGTGGGGATCTGTTGGTGTGGTGACTCTGTGTGGTTACACTGGTGATCTGTTGGTGTGGAGATCTGTTAGTGTGGTGACACTGTGGGGATCTGTTGGTGTGGTGAATC
Protein-coding regions in this window:
- the gramd1c gene encoding protein Aster-C, whose translation is MTHRAKPVMGGDAPFSTVTTEGRLNSEEHEVNNIKHEMNDTKQEVNNTRQEVNNTRQEVNNTRQEGDITGQYIGPLQAPPTSYKQRREEFRKTFKELVESERLIVDYACALQKDILLHGRLYLTESYLCFYSNIFWVTKIMVKLRDIASMSREKTARWIPNAIQIYTNTEKMFFTSFSARERSFQSIFRLWQNLLMEKQLTRHELLQMVKQHYGNDLGLSHEEMESLQGSADTVVHSQPSLNMKGEDHSRRLERPSSLRLPHTEQASQEMSTPQGDDTQSSIVQQSTPSANGEDSRSTPSCHRSPALPLHRFAPERTSKCSSLSLDLNANESRLSDSSLSGSMEEVERECASRGSQGRLYVNRVFRIRAEKMFELLFTDSYFFRRFMDVRKITGCTSTSWQRETSGSMKRSRNYTITINNPLVGKFSTATENQTLYKESREGHYYIVDAEVYTHDVPYHDYFYTVNRYCIIRTSKHKCRLRIYTDVKYNKQPWGFVKSFITKNSWSGLEDYFRHLEAELLEEEVELTQGSGDGGKGGLRRRRRTFSRTLQDHARPSRQYSADLEQRRDSTMGAVNIKSAQSWNITSIIAGMSLILLILTVLNLGLFFKLWAMEDVAHRMYLSTKQRMRERAEASLAPDLGPRQSVLHQSHDEARLLRAVLQDSINLLEQLRSSLLELQRSFLGRNKTSSHL